From Thalassovita sp.:
ACGGTTTCGATGTGCACACCGGCCTTGGCCGCTTCGCCCATCAGCCATTCGGCCTGATCGAAGTTACAGGCCAGGAGATAGCGGCCCTGATCTTCACCAAACAGCAGCGCCTGATCTGCCACATCGATCTGCACGCCAACCTCACCGGCCTCAGCCATTTCAAAGGCCGCCAGCGCCAGGCCACCGTCGGCCAGATCGCAACAGGCGCGGATGTATTCGGCATTGGCACGGATGAAATCACCGTTGCGCTTCTCAGCTGCCAGATCAACATGCGGGGCGTCGCCGTCTTCACGGTTGAACACCTCGGCCAGCAGGGCCGACTGCCCCAGGTGACCGGCGGTTTCGCCGACCAGCAGGGCCACATGGCCGTCACGTGCGGTGCCGATGATCGCCTGGTCCGGCGTTTCGATCAGGCCCACGGCGCAGATGGTCGGGGTCGGCAGGATCGCCTGACCGTCGGTTTCATTGTAAAGCGAGACGTTGCCCGAAACGATCGGCACATCCAGCGCTGCAACCGCTTCGCCGATGCCTTTGATCGCACCAACAAACTGGCCCATGATTTCGGGCTTTTCGGGGTTGCCGAAGTTCAGGTTGTCGGTGGTGGCCAGCGGGGTTGCGCCCACGGCGGTCAGGTTACGGTAGGTTTCCGCCACCGCCTGTTTGCCGCCTTCAACCGGGTTGGCGCGCACATAGCGCGGTGTCACGTCAGAGGTGAAGGCCAGCGACTTCTCAGTGCCATGCACCCGCACGATGCCAGCGCCCAGACCCGGGGCCTGCACGGTATCGGCCATCACCTGCGAGTCATACTGCTGGTAAACCCACTGTTTGGCGCCGTAGTTGGCCGAACCGATCAGCGCCTTCAGCCCGTCGATGGGATCCACTGCAGGCACATCGCCCAGCTCCGCGTCCACTTCGGTTTCCACCCAGGGGCGGTCATATTCCGGCGCGCGGCCCGACAGCGGTGACAGCGGTAGGTCGGCCTTCACGTCGCCGTTGTGCAGGATGAGGAAGCGATCCTCGGCAATGGTTTCGCCAACGATGGCGAAATCCAGGTCCCACTTTTCAAACACGGCGCGCGCTTCGGCTTCCAGCTCTGGTTTCAGAACCATCAGCATACGTTCCTGAGATTCCGACAGCATCATCTCATAGGCTGTCATGTTCTCTTCGCGCTGGGGTACATCTTCGAGATTCAGCTTGACGCCCAGCTTGCCTTTGTCACCCATTTCCACGGCTGAACAGGTCAGACCCGCCGCGCCCATATCCTGGATCGAGATCACCGCGCCGGTCTGCATCAGCTCCAGCGTGGCTTCCATCAGGCGCTTTTCGGTGAAGGGATCACCAACCTGAACGGTGGGACGCTTTTCCTCAATGGTGTCGTCAAATTCGGCCGAGGCCATGGTCGCCCCGCCGACACCGTCACGGCCGGTCTTGGCGCCAAGGTAGACCACCGGCATGCCCACGCCTGAGGCGGCGGAGTAGAAGATTTTATCGGCATCGGCCAGACCCGCGGCAAAGGCGTTGACCAGGCAGTTGCCATTATAGGCCGGGTGGAACCGTACTTCGCCGCCCACAGTCGGAACACCAAAACAGTTGCCGTAGCCGCCGATGCCTTCGACCACACCATGCACCAGCTGGCGGGTCTTGGGGTGGCTGGTTTCACCAAACGACAGCGAGTTCATCGCCGCAATGGGACGCGCGCCCATGGTGAAGACATCACGCAAAATGCCGCCAACACCGGTGGCGGCACCTTGATAGGGTTCGATGTAAGAGGGGTGGTTGTGGCTTTCCATCTTGAAGATGACAGCCTGACCGTCGCCAATATCCACAACACCGGCGTTTTCGCCCGGGCCACAGATCACCTGCGGGCCTTCGGTTGGCAGGGTGCGTAGCCATTTTTTCGACGATTTATAGGAACAATGTTCGTTCCACATGGCCGAGAAGATGCCCAGCTCGGTGAAGGTTGGCTCCCGCCCGATGATCTCAAGGATGCGCTCATACTCATCGGGCTTCAGCCCATGCGCTTCGATCAATTCGGGGGTCAGGCTCGGGTCTTGCATATCCGGTCACTCTCCAGCAGGCGCTATTTGCGCGCCTCTTTAAGGCACAGGGCGGATTTGGGGAAGGGGGCAAAGGTCTGGAAACGACGCTTCTTTGCCGCAGATGCGCAGTTTTTGCCTCCTGGCACCCCGGCAGCGCTTTCAATGTTCCCCAAATACTCCCGCCGGAGGCCCGCAACAGCCCCACCAGACACACCGATGAAGATGGGCTTGACCTGATTTGCGCCAATGGGGATTGGACAAAAAAAGAGGCCGAGCACTAAGCTCGGCCAAAGTCCAACAGGGAGGTATGAAAGTGACGAGAGTTTGATCGTCGTCACCGTCGAGTGCTGAAATAGGCATCAGAAATGAATCGTTCAAGCACCATAATGCCGCAGATGCATCATGGCTGTTATGCATCCAATGCATGGCTCAGCCAAAACCTAACTAAC
This genomic window contains:
- the purL gene encoding phosphoribosylformylglycinamidine synthase subunit PurL; its protein translation is MQDPSLTPELIEAHGLKPDEYERILEIIGREPTFTELGIFSAMWNEHCSYKSSKKWLRTLPTEGPQVICGPGENAGVVDIGDGQAVIFKMESHNHPSYIEPYQGAATGVGGILRDVFTMGARPIAAMNSLSFGETSHPKTRQLVHGVVEGIGGYGNCFGVPTVGGEVRFHPAYNGNCLVNAFAAGLADADKIFYSAASGVGMPVVYLGAKTGRDGVGGATMASAEFDDTIEEKRPTVQVGDPFTEKRLMEATLELMQTGAVISIQDMGAAGLTCSAVEMGDKGKLGVKLNLEDVPQREENMTAYEMMLSESQERMLMVLKPELEAEARAVFEKWDLDFAIVGETIAEDRFLILHNGDVKADLPLSPLSGRAPEYDRPWVETEVDAELGDVPAVDPIDGLKALIGSANYGAKQWVYQQYDSQVMADTVQAPGLGAGIVRVHGTEKSLAFTSDVTPRYVRANPVEGGKQAVAETYRNLTAVGATPLATTDNLNFGNPEKPEIMGQFVGAIKGIGEAVAALDVPIVSGNVSLYNETDGQAILPTPTICAVGLIETPDQAIIGTARDGHVALLVGETAGHLGQSALLAEVFNREDGDAPHVDLAAEKRNGDFIRANAEYIRACCDLADGGLALAAFEMAEAGEVGVQIDVADQALLFGEDQGRYLLACNFDQAEWLMGEAAKAGVHIETVGKFTGDVVKLGGSEAPLAELAEQFRSSFEAAVG